DNA sequence from the Oreochromis niloticus isolate F11D_XX linkage group LG8, O_niloticus_UMD_NMBU, whole genome shotgun sequence genome:
aatgtttgttttgtttctgctctATATGAGATTTAACGAGCCCATTCAGTAAGCATTCTttagacaaaaacacaaattccTGAAAAAGttttacataaaaaacaaatatgtacacaGTGATAGTCTCTAGCTTTATTTCACCTACAGGTTCTGAAGATGAGCTACCCAGGATACCCTCCTCAGTCTGGAGGATACCCACCACAGGCGGGAGGTTACCCGCCTCAACCAGGGGCATATCCTCCCCAAGCAGGTGGCTACCCACCAGCAGCAGGTGGCTACCCTCCTGCAGCAGGTGGCTACCCACCAGCAGCAGGTGGTTACCCGCCTGCAGGAGGAGGCTTCCCCCCACAGGCAGGCGGATACCCACCCCAAGCAGGCGGTTATCCACCAGCAGCAGGGGTTATCCACCACAGGGGGGTGGTTACCCTGCTCCAGCTGGAGGCTTCCCTCCCCAAGCTGGTGGATACCCTGCACAGCCTGGAGCAGGAGGCTATCCATCCATGCCTGCAGCAGGTGAGGCCCCAAGAAGAAAGCATGACAGATTACATTTGTGAGGTACTAAGAGAGATTCATTGTTTAAGCCAATATTTTCTTTGCAGGTGGAGGCTGGGGTGCAGCACCAGGTGGCTATGGAGCGGTATGTAAATTCTTATCTCGCTCTTCACCTCTTACGTGTCAACTCGGTAATACCATATGGACTGGCTCAGGCTAAATCTCATTTGCTTGAGTTTCCTTATCTTTACCATTCCTAccttatttgtttaatatgcatTTGTCACCGTGTACTTAGCTGTCCTTCATTTGCAGCCAGGAGGAGCTCCGCAGGGCTATCCAGGAGGCCCTTCCCCAGGTCAACCCATGCCAAGTTACCCAGGAGCACCTGCCACCAACCCTTCAATGCCTGGATATGGAAGTGGGGGTCCCTCCAACCCTCAGGCCCCTGCCATACCTGTAAGATGTGCCACGTGTATGCTGTGGTATTTAACAAAAATAGAATTACTGCAGCATCCCCAGAAAACAAACTTGTTACTGTGTTGAATTTGATCATGTCAGATATatgtataatttatttatatatgttttttattatttcttatgCCTTTTAGACAGGGTACAGGGGTTCTATTAAAGACTTTCCAGGGGCTGATCCACTGAAGGATGTTGAAGTTCTTCGAAAGGCAATGAAGGGTTTTGGTCAGTAAAACGTGCATTTGAGTATGCTAAACCCATCAGATATAATATTGTTTTACATCCATTAGCAGTTCATTTGCTCTTTCTCCTTTTACACATCATAAATTGATTCTAACAGAATAAAATCTCGACAGGCACCGATGAAAATGCCATTATTGAACTTCTGGGAAATCGTTCAAACAAGCAGAGGGTTCCACTGGTAGCGGCCTATAAAACTACTTATGGGAAGGTACTTTCATAAATAATAATGCTTTTCGTGACAGTTTTATCTTAGCTGACTTTGCACtcagatgtttctgtttttctgctcaGGATTTAACCAAGGATCTGAAGTCTGAGCTAACTGGAAACTTTGAAAATCTGGTTCTTGCCATGCTGAAGACTCCTGCATACTTTGATGCATCTGAACTCAGAGAAGCCATAAAGGTTGGAAGCTCATGGGGTTGTCTCAGTAAATGGTTTCAGTTTTGGTTTTCCTGCCCAAACCACAATATATCGCTCATCGTGCATTAGGAAAATAAGTGAATGTGAAATGGCTGGCTACAAATTAATGTTGATCGCATTCTCTAAAGCTTTTCTGTAATTGTTTTAGGGTGCGGGAACTGATGAGGCTTGTCTCATTGAGATTTTGTCATCACGCTCCAATTCAGAGATTCAGGAAATTACCAGAATCTACAAAGCTGGTGAGTTTTGATGTTGGCTTTTCTACTTTTTATTCAAATTCTTGTTGGAAGACATTATTaagacctgttttttttttatttttttaatatattaatataagGGTATATTTTGCTTTAAGCTGAACAGGTTTATTTGATCAACAGGTGGATAATGAATTCTGAAAAagtcagtgtctgaaatgtcttATGCAAATATTATGGAAATGAatatattttcctaaaaagcCCCTCCTTCCTTTCAGAGTACGGGAAGAGCCTGGAGGATTCTATTAGCAGCGACACGTCTGGACACTTTCGCAGACTCCTGGTGTCTCTCTGTCAGGTAGCATCAGCACATTTTGCTGGACTTACAAAGAGCTTTCTCATAAAGTGAAGTACTGACTTTACTTCTGCACTGTGCCACATAATGTTTTTCTACTCTCAATACCACTTCCTTCTATTCTCTCTAGGGAAATCGTGATGAAAGGCCAAATGTTGACATCTCTTTGGCCAAACAGGATGCTCAGGTACTGGCTTAAAGATGGCTTCATGTCCTCAACGCTCTCTGAAAGCAAATGCAAGCCATAATTATCCTTCTCCTTCTTTCCTCAGAAACTGTACGCTGCAGGAGAAAATAAGGTGGGAACTGATGAGTCTCAGTTTAATGCCATCCTGTGTGCTCGCAGCAAGCCTCACCTTAGGGCAGGTGTGTAGCTCAGGAAGTTTACTACTTTGTTTTCAGTGTCATAACTAGAATCACTTTAGCACATATGCTTTTAAACCTTTAAAGAGTGACATTGTAACTGTCATGCTTGTGTATCTTGTCTTTGAATAGTCTTTCAGGAGTACCAGCATATGTGCGGGAAGGACATTGAGAAGAGCATCTGCAGGGAAATGTCTGGCAATCTTGAGTCTGGAATGGTGGCTGTGGGTACGTTCTTTGGATCTCTTTTTTCCAAGCCCGGACCAAACTGAAGCAActttccaaagacatgcaaaagCTTTAAGTATATATTAAAGCCACTGGTTGGGGTTGTTTTGCAAGATTTTCCTGGAAATGCTATGCAGGTGCAATACAGGCAGCTGTTTGACCTAAATACATGATTGAAAGCAAATGGTAGCAAGACAGACTGAAGActacacatttgtttttatgaGGGATTTTAAAATTCGAAACTGATTTTCTAGCTGTATATTAAAGGTAGATGAGGTAAAGACTTAAACTGAGGAAGAGGATACGACACCCTCATTCACTGGTGACTTTCATCATAAGTGTTGAAAGTGTTGATTGGCACCATAAGCTAACCAAGCAAGCTCACAAGTGAAGTAAAGCGtagtttgtacttttgtgttaaatGTACGTAGCATCTACAACATGCACTTTCATTTCTAGGTAGGCATACGTCAGGGATCTACACCAGGTTAGACTTGACAGACCTGACACATTGCAACATTTAAACAGTGCTCGGTTGGTACTGTGGAGCCCAAAGTCTGCCAAGAAAACGTCCTCCAAAGTCTTACACCACGATCACCAGCCTGAACCATTTATACAACGCCCGATTGGTCCGTGTTATGTTATTTACACAGAAAATCATTAAGTACATTTTGGGAATATGCAATATTCTGAATGTAGAAATTAGCTTGTGACAATAGTTCctgcattcattaaaaataactGAGCTAGCAAAACCACAAATTGGGTCAGTTACACAACCTTATTGGCAGACACAATATAAACTAAATATGTACAGAAGTGTCTCATGTTCCATCCATTCAATTTTCAtggtcttttctttttaagcgTGCTATGTCTTCTTGGTTTATGTGTACAATTACAGCGACTAACAGCATTCTCTGCTCCTTTATTTATCTTTCATTTGACTTTTTTCAGTGAAGTGCATCAAGAACACCCCCGCTTACTTTGCCGAGAGGCTCAACAAGGCCATGAAGGTACATCTGTTGTCTGTCATCCCTCTGATAATTAGTTTACTGCTCTGATTTTGCGAAGGGAGAAAAGCGAAGGCATAAACGAGGTATTACATTGTGCTCACAGGGAGCAGGGACAAAGGACACAACCCTCATCCGTATCATGGTGTCCCGCTCCGAGGTAGATATGTTGGACATCAGGCAGGAGTATCTGAAGACCTACGGAAAATCACTGTACACTGACATCTCAGTAAGTCCCACTGTTCGTGTCATTTTGACGATCAAAACTTAATCACTGTGTGCTTGTTATGTGATGCATTTTCTCTGCATTTCTCAGGGTGATACCTCTGGGGATTACAAGAAGCTGCTGTTGAAGCTGTGTGGAGGTAGTGACTAAAAAGCACTAAGACTCCAAAGGAGCGTGTCTCAAAAGGACATCATATACATCCACACTGAAACAATGTTATATGACCTTATATCCCGTGTGATGCATGCATTTAGTGCCATTTTTCTGATTATTACATCAAAtcaacatatatattttttattctctTAAATTACATAGTTTTTGCTACTGTATtgcatttattcatattttaaagGTGCATTAATATTATTCTTTTTACACAAAAGGTCAAGTGGTAGCCaacaaaatgtgtgtgtgcctgaAATTAACTAAATTACTGCAATGACTATATTACACAATAATATTTAAACTGTACTTTAGTTTGTAGGAAACCTATTTTGGGGTAACAGTAGAACTTCAcaaagtaaaaagaaagtaaGATCTGAAAAAGCGCTAGTGTGCCATGTGACTAATTTATGCAATCCATATAGAAAGAAATATTTAGTACAGTGCTTTGTGAATGTATTGCCAAGCATCTCAGCTGTGTGTACCTACTTACAAAGGTATATGTTATTATATGCATATGATCATATCCCAATCAATCAGTTATTTTCTGAATGTAAGAAATAATAATTGCATCTCTTCTGTAATGGGTGTTTGTTTTAGTTAACTGAAATTTAACTATTGCTTCCAAGTCTATGCAAATTAGCTTATCGCCAATCAACATTTATTTGCCTTTCCCTCAGTGCTGAAACGCCAAAGCCTAAGGACAGATCATATTGTGCCGTTCGAGTAAGCCTGTGGGCCTACGTGATTACTTAACATTCGATAATCTTAGTTATCCACACAGGAAGTTATCCACACTCTGTTTCTCAATATTTTGTTTATGTAGTCTTTCCACAGTGTCCTTTGCTGATTTGTGTGCTTTACTGCCAGTAGAGGGCTCTTGGTTCATACAAACTATCTCACCTCTGTAGAATTGATCTGCCTGAACTGACTTTTGCTTTCAACTGAGTATTTCCTGCACTAACTACTTCGCTTTGTAACATAATAATTGTCAAATTCAGTGGATgccttaagaaaaacaaaaggtaaaACGACCACTTTTCacttcaataaaaaaaatttggCACATTTTCTTTGTGAAATGGGATTGTGTGTTTTGCATGAAAAATGACTGCGTGTGGATTTTGTGCTGTAAGCCGATGCACAATAAGCGATTTGCATGTCAAAACCAGTCTCATTTGCACTACCTAGGTCTGTATTACAGCGAGTGGGTAAGCCCCCTCCACCTCTGAGCATCATGAGCGGCAGCCTCTTGTCAAAAGGTGTGAATAATGTGGCTTACATAAGTTCTGTTTGTGCACGTGTTTGCTGTATAATCTGAGAAGGGGAGAGAAAAACATTCAGGTGTGCTTTGAAGCTCGAGTGATATGGAGCGGAGCTTCATAGAGCTTTTCTCAAGGCTATAAATAGTATCCATATTGGAGACACGGGTGTCCTAAAGTCGTCTTTCTGTTGTGTTCAGTGGCCTTGAAGTGCGGCCTCAGAGGGGATGTGTTCGTGAGACAAATGGCTTCTTTCCGAACCTCGCTTCTTGTACACTTTCTAACTTTTCATATACACCCAAAATGAAAACGGTCCACCAACCTGAGGACAAAGAATgataaatatttaatgtttgcATTTGTGTATTTTCTCTCTAGCTAAGACTTTGCACTGATATCTCGTGAAAGATATAGGTCAAAGTGAAATCACACGGGGGAGAGAGGAGGGCTCCCATTTGGCTCGCTTTTACTTTAAGAGGAAAAACAGAACACTTCCGTGATCCTGATTTCTAGACAAAGTGCTTTAATTATTAACTTGTGGATGTGATGGCATAGTGGATACAAAGACATCTGTCCACGTCACTGGGCCAAGTGGAAGGTGCTATAGCTGTGAAGAGCAGCCTGAACTAGGCCTTAGCCTGGGGCTGTTTTTCTTAAATTACTTGTAATGAAATTTGAAGATTTCTCAAAACTTGTAATATCACAAAATAAAGGTCTCAATAAAGGTTTATTTCATATGCGGTAAATCTGCACTTCATCACCAGCCTTTTAATACTTTCATATAGACAATCAGTATAAGTAAGtattgagcttttttttttatttgcagtggATTTTCTCCAGCCATCCAGTGAGGATTGTGCAGCTAAGTGACATTTGGTTGCCAGGGACCTAATCCTGCTTTAAACTTCATGAGTGCATATAAGCAAATTACAAACACGAGGATTAGATGAACAACACAATGAGATGTAGCAGTATCACTATCCAACATGCAGAGTGGCAGCCTGTGGGGCTTGAGGCTTTTCCTCTGATTTTTGACAGAGTGAGAAAATAAATCCTGTCCAACCGTatgcttttatttgtgtgtCAGGAGGAGCAATATACCAGAAGACAGCGCACAACTCTATAAATTGGTCCCACTTAATTTTAAAAGCAAGAGTCCAGTGTTTTGAATCTGTTTGATGCTTTTAGGAATTTACATAATTCCTAAACATTGCAACTTGTTTTCTCAGTGAGCGGTAAATAGATTTCACTGCAAGGGAAAGAAATTAGTGCAGTTGTTACATAATTGTTAAAGCTGTTTCGAATTTAAGAGGGGAAATGTATAGGCACACTGTGTACCACGTTAAGCTTTAGCAAGCTCTAGCTAAGAGTGAAAATCCTCATAAAGGGAATACGCTCCAGCTCTACGTTACAGAGTACTAGCAATTATCATAAACAAACTTTAAGTAGATTTCCACACATCTCCAGTTTAGCTGTGAACACATAGATATGGACATATAATCTTACAGATTATATTGCTGTCTGATTCTAAACAATTTAGTTTTCGTAAGGTATTTATCTTTTTGTGACGTCTCCCTCCTTTGAGACCTGATGGATTATGTGGAGCAGAATAAAGCTCGCAGAGCGGGGCAGTTGTGTCAGGGGACAATCCAGATGAGAAACAGGCAACTACAATCTGGAGGTATAATCTCCTCACAAAAAAGAGAGATCAAATCATGAAATAAGAGCTGCTGGATTTCCCTTGTAATCAAATAATAGCCTATTCAAATGCCCAGAATGTATGTATGGGATTTACTGAGCATACTGGGCTTTAAGAAGAAGTCAAGCGATGCCTGATTTGTAATGtagtaatatttacatttaaaactgcTTAAGTGTTAAATGTGTTCGACTTTGCATCTATAAAATTGCTACCTAATCATTAGCTGTGTTTTGGAGAGTGATGCACTGTATTACATGGTATGACTGGATGTGATAGTATAGACATATCATAAACTGTTATAAAATGTACAACAAAGTCATAATAAGTGTCATCCACCGTATCTAATTCAATGTGTGTATTGGCATAtagttattttttattaattctaaTTATTAGAAttctaataattatttaatctaattatcattagaataaataataataagaacatTTGGAGGAGAAGATCATCTGGTAATTTTGTGATTTTAGAGCAGTGCACACCCTTTCGTCAGTAGGCTTTACTGTAGAGATGACCTGTGATCAGTTTAAACAAAGACTGTTTCACCGAAAGTACATTTGTAGGCCAGAAACACTATTTCACCAGAAAAACTGAGAAGTGAAAAATGATCTTGTTCAACAgaatatacatattttttattttatcaccCTTCATATTCTTCTTGCTGCACAAGAGAGTTAAGGAACCACCAGTCACAGAAATatctctgactttttgtcaccTATGAAGACAAATTTCATTAGACACTGAGAACCTCATGTTATCTTTTGCAAAGGATGCTGAAAGAGTCATCAAAGCTTCCCAACTAAGGTTTTAAACAGTTTATATACTTCACTTAATACgattacactctggaaatgttTAAGGTTGATTCTGTTATTTCTAGACTTGATATATAACACTTTATGAAGCCACTGGGTGGATGAGGAAATTGTTCACCTAAAGCTGGAAAAGAATAAATGCTTACCCAGCGCTCAGCTAATAATTTAATAGCAACACTTTGTCATATAATCACTGCTATATAGATCTCTATATAGCAGAAAATTAAGCTAAATGCCTGATATTGCAACTTTGTAGATTATAAAGGTGACTTATTAATTTAACTATGAGGTCTCCAATATCATCAATCACATTAGAAAACACTAGGGGAAGTAATTCAGGAAGTCTCCAGTACATAATGAGCTACAAGAAAGGTCAAAAGCCAACACTGAATGACCCTTGAACAGCGCTGTATTCAAAACAGACTGAAAGCACGTCATTGGTTCAAAAATACGTCTCATTCTTAGTAAACGtagttcttcattgcatccacaaagaaaaaatatctaAACTAGATTTTTAactctttacatttttaaatattatggATAACATGTAAAGGAGTGACCAATACAAAGGTTTGTAGCAACACAAAAGCCAGCATCTTCCATGGTATGGGTGTGCATAAGTGCACATGATTGGAGTTACTTGCAAATCTGTGCAGGTTTTGCTGCCCTACTGCCACTGTGGGCTTTTTCAGGGAAGACCTTGGTTATTCCACTACACTGTGCATGTACTACCACAGCATGATCAGCAGTTAAAGTCTACACCAGCCTGCTAGTATTCCAACAAACTAGTTATACAAAAAGTGAAGTACAAcgcattttttctttaaaataaagttttcaaacactttctttttttctttcttaacaACACAGGAGTAAAAATACTGAATACTGAAAATTAAATCCTCCtcagctaaaaaataaaaaatacttgtgagtgcaaacaagcctgtcagtattgttttagtgtgtttttATTGGCATTCTTGAATACCTTCCACATAACTAACTCACACAAAAAGCGCAGAACCAGTATTACATAAGTTGTGGTAATAATTACAGCAGTAATTATAGCGGCGGGAAGCCAGGTGCGTCTAAAAAAAAGCCCCGCCCACGTTTACCTTAAATGTCCATTGCACGGAAATATGATTGGCACAGGGTTACAGCTGCACGAACGGTGAGACATGGCGGAGTTTGTAGTCTGACTGAGAGCGCTCCTAGAGAGTTTCCACACTTTTCAACATGACTAAAGAACTTGATTTGACGCCGAGGTTGTTTCCGTAGCGCAGGCAAAGCGGAGCTTAAAGAGGCAGAGGCGTCATTTTTCCGAAAAGGATAGAGAGCGGCGGTTGGGAAAATGTGTTGTCATCTTCATGCAGTCAACAGCCTTGGGCAACAAATATGGCTACTTCTTGTGTATCCTTCAATTCGGCTTGAAAACCGTCCTGACTGGGTCGAGCGGGGTAGTTTCGCAGAGTCACGGCAGTAGCCCGAAGTTAAGTTGACTACCAGAAAGATTAAAAGGCTGGGTTTGTCCCGAGCTGGTTAGGTAAACAGCGGAGGAGCGAAgcggagagggagaggagatggAGCCCAAGCATAAAGAGTTGTTGGAGAAATGTTACCAGAACTTGGTGGAGTCAATAACAGATGCGGACAGAGTTGTGGACGCGTTGGCTCACTGCGGGACCCTCAGCCAGCCAGAGCGCTACGAGCTGGAGCACAACTGCACCTCCAACTCGGAAAAAGTGGACCTTCTGCTGAAGCTACTAATGAGTAAAGACGGGGACCATTTCGCAGAGTTTTGCACTGCTCTGGAGACGACGCACCCTCACCTGCAATCTTTATTGCTGGATGGCATTGGACCAGTGGATCATACGAGTGGTGAGAAACAATTAAAGTGTTAACGACCTCCTAATTAAATTGTTATAAGAGTATAGTGTTTATGAAGAAGGGGGGACGTGTCAGAAGTTAGTGCTTTATCTAAAATACAGTGAAACTGTATGTTCGGAGGGCCATTGGCTTTGATTTTagttatgatccaacctgtttTCGATCCTCTCCTGAGCATGATCTAACAAACATTATGGCTATTGACCATATGACAACTTGATGAAGGGCATGACTTTTCCTTTGGGCAGAGAGAGCTGCAGTGCACAATCATGTGACCTGATGCCTATTTACACTCTCACTACTGTGCTTGTTTCATTTAGCATGTCACCAAAAGTACAGCCTGCTAGCTTTTTTGTGAAAGCATTTAATGGACCTAAAAAGACTCAATCAACGTAGGGAGGGACTGACTGTGTGTGGGAATCAATAACCCACTGTCCAAGTCAAACGAATGAGAGATGAATCAAATGCGTTTTAGTGCGCACTCTGCAATGACTCACTCGAGGGGAATATAAACTGGAGAATAAAGGACATCAGTTTGATTTGTCTTTGGTGTGAAACTAACTACAACTAAGATCTATGTCAGCACCAGTAAGTAAATTACCTTTTCAAATAACTAATTGTACTGTCGGTACAATGTTGCAACTTAAAGGGGAGCAACAAACTATTACTGTAATACTCCACAGCAGATGTACAGAAAATTACAGTTTCTCTATGGATTTGTCAGTATAgtatagtgttactactaacaCGATACTGTATAGTGTAACGGTATAGTGCTTGTGGAACTGAAATTATTTCAGAAGTATGACCCCTGGCAAGGAGTTTCTGATTGATTCAGTTCGTCTGGTTTAGTGGCAGGTTTATTTAAACGTTATGGATGGATTGAGACTTTTAAGTGATTAATTTTTGGATTTGATACACGTATAAGACCAGaccagaatgattatttaccaCTGCAAGGTACTGCAACACTGGGATTTTGGGATGCACTGTCTTGATATTCTTAAACATCTCAACCTAAGCCTCAGATGCAGTTATTCTTCTGAATTAGCTGGATGATAGAGTAAATTTTAACCCTTACCAGAAACACAGGGTCTCAAAACTCTTTTACTTATCAGTGATCAGATACACGTTTTAGAGAATATTCACACTGCCTGCTCGGGATCCATTAATTTATCAACCGCTGGCTTGTCTTAAGAGTTGAACTAAAACTGTGTCTTACACAACATTTAATGTTCTAAGATATTGCGGGTTCCACCTTTGACCCTTATTATTTAACCCTTAAGTTTATCTAATGGTTACTAAATATATCTTGAAATAAGGATAAGCCTCTGAGATAATATGGTCATATAATGGCACAAATCACAGATTAGTTTATAATAACTTTGTAATAGTTCTGTTTTCTATGTGGATAATCACCCTTTTTCCAACTAAGGGATAACTACATGCATGTGATTTTATTCACAGATAAATCCACAAACTATAGATATActctcttttttgtgtttatcataAATCTCTTATTGCATTCTTTGTATGCTGAAACAGTAATGATGATTCTCAGGACTTTACCTGACATCTTATGCAATGGTATAATGCATGCACTTTGACATATGGCCCTTACTCAGCACTTCTGTTGCACTTTGGCAtttgaaaaacaagcaaacaaacaaacaaaaaaaggaaaatccaTCCAGTTGCTTTCTTGTTTGCTATCGTGTCATACACAGTTAGCTACCAGGTGTTAATTATGCATTATTTTGGCATAATTCATAAGAGAACCCAAGCTGGAGACTTCTGTTCAGTTTTCTGAGCATTTTCATTTTTGCGCTGCATTTCACAATTGTGCACTGGGTCTAGAACTGAGTACCGATAAGCTCTGTGGTTCCAAAGAGCTTTGTACATGAGCATGTTCTGGGCTAGTCATAGTAGTGTGCAAATCCCTGTTGGTAGTCACACGGGACACAAATGGGCTGAGCTGTCTTCTGCTACTGGGCAGACAGGTTCCTCCACTGCGTGGCCAAAAGACGGGCCTTTCCAGAGAAAAGCAACCTATGTTTTTACATAATATGCACCATCAGCAGCCAGACGCAGTAATTCACAAGTCACCTAAAAGAATATGAGAGCCAGATGACCCTTTGATGTAATATTAATGAGTCACAGCTTTGTTGGTAAACCCTGCCTGCTCAAATGCTAAAAACATGAATGCTAAATATATCCTTTCACTGACCTACAAAAAGTTCCACATGATGTAAATATGATGCCTATAGTACTGAGCAGGGTGTGTATTGCCGAgggcttatttgttttttgttttttttatttgtttgttttttttaaataaagatacTTTGTAGTTTCATATAACTATAGCTCTAAGGCTTGTCAGCGGAGACCTTTCTGTTTAGATTGTTCTCATCGTTTCTTAAGGAAGAATAACACAATGGCTGCACATTATAAGGGTGTGTATCATGGGAAGTTTTGCTTTGTCACTGCAAAACAAGAGCAGGTGTTTTGCAGTTAGAGATTAACGATTGTTAGGTAGCTCGATTTCTTGGTTTCGTTCTAGATTTTATTAGGCGGAAAGAAGAGAATCTAGTTGTCTCCAGTGGTTTTGAACTGTTGACACAGAGGGTAGTTATTGCAGAATCGGTGACTCATTAACTTTATACCACAGTACATATCAGAGTGTACTTATTTATACAAGTAGACTGTGGAAGAAAACCGATGTCTGTGTTCGACATGCTTTTCAGTCTTCTAACATCTCATGTAGCAGACTTCTACTTTAATTAGAATAGCTTCTACACTGGGACATATATCATCGTTGCAGTTCCATCATAAATGCATATTGTGGTATTTCAAATAATTTCTTTCCAAGTCTTTTACATGTATCTCCAGAGATGGGGTTAAGTGGGATCAAGTAAAATTTCTGCTGTTGCTTTGCTActgacagaattt
Encoded proteins:
- the anxa11b gene encoding LOW QUALITY PROTEIN: annexin A4 (The sequence of the model RefSeq protein was modified relative to this genomic sequence to represent the inferred CDS: inserted 1 base in 1 codon), which gives rise to MSYPGYPPQSGGYPPQAGGYPPQPGAYPPQAGGYPPAAGGYPPAAGGYPPAAGGYPPAGGGFPPQAGGYPPQAGGYPXSSRGYPPQGGGYPAPAGGFPPQAGGYPAQPGAGGYPSMPAAGGGWGAAPGGYGAPGGAPQGYPGGPSPGQPMPSYPGAPATNPSMPGYGSGGPSNPQAPAIPTGYRGSIKDFPGADPLKDVEVLRKAMKGFGTDENAIIELLGNRSNKQRVPLVAAYKTTYGKDLTKDLKSELTGNFENLVLAMLKTPAYFDASELREAIKGAGTDEACLIEILSSRSNSEIQEITRIYKAEYGKSLEDSISSDTSGHFRRLLVSLCQGNRDERPNVDISLAKQDAQKLYAAGENKVGTDESQFNAILCARSKPHLRAVFQEYQHMCGKDIEKSICREMSGNLESGMVAVVKCIKNTPAYFAERLNKAMKGAGTKDTTLIRIMVSRSEVDMLDIRQEYLKTYGKSLYTDISGDTSGDYKKLLLKLCGGSD